In candidate division KSB1 bacterium, the genomic stretch TAGAAACCGCGACCGGACTTGCGACCCAGATAGCCCGCCGCGACATACTTCTTCAGCAGCGGACAAGGACGGTATTTCGAATCCCCAAGTCCGTCATGCAGGACCTCGAGAATCGCCAAACAGACGTCCAGTCCGATGAAGTCAGCCAGCGTCAACGGACCCATCGGGTGGTTCATGCCCAACTTCATCACGCCGTCGATCGACTCCACGTCCGCCACGCCTTCCATCAATGCGTAAACCGCTTCGTTAATCATCGGCAGCAACACGCGGTTCGCGACAAAGCCCGGATAATCGTTAACCGTGATGGGGGTCTTGCCCAGCGCCTGCGAAAACTCGACCACCGCCGCATGCGTCGCGTCATTCGTCGCCAGCCCGCGAATCACCTCGATCAACTGCATCAGCGGCACCGGATTCATGAAGTGCATCCCGATCACCTGCCCCGCGCGCTTGGTCGAGGCCGCAATCGTCGTGATCGAAATCGTCGACGTGTTGCTGGCCAGGATCGCGTCCGGTTTGCAAATGCCGTCCAATTCGGAAAAGATCTTCTGCTTCACACTCAAATTCTCCACCACCGCCTCAACCACGAGGTCCGCGCCCGCCGCGTCTTGCACGCTCAGCGAGCCTGTAATCCGACCGAGCGTCGCCGCCTTGTCTTCCGCCGACAGCTTGCCTTTCTCCACCATCCGTCCGAGGTTCTTGTCAATCGTCGCCAGCGCCTTCTTAAGCGGCGCGTCCGCGACTTCGATCAACGTTACCTGACGACCAAACTGAGCACAGACGTGAGCAATCCCATTGCCCATCGTCCCGCCGCCGATTACGGCTACTTTCTGAATGTTCATGGTCCGAAGCCTATTGGTTTAGAGCACGCCAGACTGCTCCCGGCGCGCGTTTCTTCTCGAAAACCAAGCCGAACTCCGCCGCCTCTTCGCCGATCCCGCAGCCAACCGGCGCGGCCACCGCATGGGCGATGACGCGCAACACCGTTGCGGTCTGCGTGTATTCGACCCACAAATTGTCCGCCGCCACGCGTTCACCGTCCGCATCCGTACAAATCGCCGCGCCGCTGTTCACCCGCAGCATGCCGTCCAGCGCGTCCGCATAATAAGCATGCCGGTCCGCGGCAAACGCCGCGTCAACGCGGTTCTTCTGCATCGCGGCGAACAACTGCCGCCGCAACTCCCGCTCGAACTCGGGTACGCCTTCGCGAATCCCGTTGTGCGCGCCGTCCACGCTCCCGTCGTCCAGCGTATCCGGGAAATACCAGGTCCAGTCATGCGCCACCACCAGAAGCGGCAGCGTGGGATTCTGCCTGCGCACATCGGCCAACATCGAATCAACCCAGGCAACCTGATCGGTGCGAAAGCTCCAGCGATCGGACCGATACAAGAACAGGATCGCCAAGTCCCGACGCAAACCCGATCCAACGTAGAGCAGGTAGTCACCGTATTTGGACATAGGCAACGGAGTACCGATGTCCTTATACGGCTGGACTCTGACCCGCATCTCCTCCAGGTGAAAAGCGTCGTAGAGTTGAACTCCCAACTCCGTCACACCCTCGTACGCCGTCCGCTTCGCGGGGGTCCGATCGGCCGCGGCCGCCAACGACGATCCCAAAAAATACTGCTCGTCATGGCCGCCAACCGCCGTGAAAATCGCCGGACCGGGGGCGGAAGGCCAGA encodes the following:
- a CDS encoding 3-hydroxybutyryl-CoA dehydrogenase translates to MNIQKVAVIGGGTMGNGIAHVCAQFGRQVTLIEVADAPLKKALATIDKNLGRMVEKGKLSAEDKAATLGRITGSLSVQDAAGADLVVEAVVENLSVKQKIFSELDGICKPDAILASNTSTISITTIAASTKRAGQVIGMHFMNPVPLMQLIEVIRGLATNDATHAAVVEFSQALGKTPITVNDYPGFVANRVLLPMINEAVYALMEGVADVESIDGVMKLGMNHPMGPLTLADFIGLDVCLAILEVLHDGLGDSKYRPCPLLKKYVAAGYLGRKSGRGFYNYAS